CGAATCGGCTCCATCTGCGCTGGAGCTTTCATTCTCGAACGGCTTGGGCTGCTCAGCGGCCGGGCAACTACGCACCCGGATGCACGATCGGGCTTGCAAGCCCTGGGACTCGAATCCGTGGACCAGCCGCTTGTATGCCAAGGGAATGTGGCAACCGCGGGTGGATGCCTTTCGGCGCTCTATCTGGTGGGATGGTTGATCGAATCCTGGTTCGATGTCGACAAGCGCCGTGCGACATTGCTCCCTGTTCTGCCAGCGGGGCAACAAGCACTCTATGATGCCTTGATCGGGCTCAGTATCCGACAAGCAGAAATGGGCGCCGCCCAACAAAAAAAGCGACATGGCATGTCGTCTAATTGGTAGTAGCACTCAGCAGAGATCCCCTATGCCCCGAAAATTTGAGCTCATCACGTCCGTGCCAGTCCCCTCAAGGTCCGGCATCACGCACCTTTACAAGTCGATGAACCTGGCGGACGCTTTTGCGATTCGGCTACCTGCGGGCACATCCGGCGATCCAGATTCGCTGGCTCGATTCATCCTTTCCAACCAACCATCCTGGATCGGATGGCTCATGAAAGTCCGAGACACCATCGCTGCCTGCTTTGGTCTCAAGACAGCCAGGCATCTGGCGACGCTTGCTGATCGGATTCAAATCTTCAAGGTCTACAGCACGAACCAGACCGAAATCGTCTTGGGAGAGGACGACAAGCACCTCGACTTCCGGATATCGATCCTGTGTTCAGGAGAGGCAGAGCCAGAGGGCAATCGCCAACTGGTGTTTTCAACCGTGGTCCATTGTCACAACCGTCTGGGCCGGGCCTACCTCTTTGTTATTGCTCCGTTTCACCGCTTGGTTGTCAAGGCCAGCCTCCGCCGTGCAGCGCGCGTTGGTTGGCCTTTGGCTGCCTGAGGCGCGACACAAAAAATCCCGTGACGAGGGAGCTTGCTCCCGCTGGGACGGTCCGACGCTGCGGGCGAAGCCGCCCCAAAAGGCATGGCGCTTTTTTTCCAGAAAACCGAACAAAGACTGAAAGCGAACCGGGCTCCTCGCCTTACTTGGCTTTTGCGCCCTTGATGTCACTGATGATTTTCTGGGAAATAGCCTCGACCTGCTCCTTGGTCATCGCCGACATGACGCCTTCCCAGGCAGACGACGACGTGTCGTACGTTCGGGTGCCGATCAGGCGGCCTGATTTCAAGTCCGAGTAATCGGCGCTGGAGTTGACCCACGCATTCCCCACCATGACTCCTGCACCGTAGCGTGCGCCAGGCGTCAGATAACGGAAATTGCTCACGTTGATCTTGATGCCAACCCCCTCTTTACCCCCAGGACTCGAAGCCTGGCCCTCCGCAAGGCTGTAGCCGGCGCGAGTCGCTTCGACTTGCAGTGCATCGTGCCATTCCTGTTTCAAGCGAGGCCAGTCCTCGTTCTGTTGAACCTTGCTGTTTCCCTGGAAGTTCACCACCAGGTTTTGCTTGGCTGACTCTTGGATGACCAGCGTTTCTGTCCCGCCGCTTTTGACGGAAGCAGCGCATCCGCTCAACATCAAAAGCGCAACAGCACAGGACAGTGCAATCGAAAGCTTGGAGTTGTTCATTGATTTCCCTATCCAAAAATCGGTGAGATGGAGGTCAAGTATGTCCGCCGGGGCAGACCGGTTATGAGCCGCCCATTAACGGGCGCTTGCCGGGGTCACTTCAGCACGAAGAGCGATCCATGCCAAGGCCGCAATCCACACGACGCATACCCCGTAATTAAGCCTTTGGTACAGGCCAAATCCATGCCCTTCGGCGAATGCCTTGGACATCATCGCGACCGTCACGACAGCCAGGATCAAGCAAAGCATCGAGAACCTTCCGAAACCAGGTGACGACAACAGTCGTTTGCCGAGGAAAGTCCACAACACAATGGCCAGCGCCAGCGTGACGAACATGATCAAA
This genomic interval from Pseudomonas alvandae contains the following:
- a CDS encoding DUF2867 domain-containing protein, which encodes MPRKFELITSVPVPSRSGITHLYKSMNLADAFAIRLPAGTSGDPDSLARFILSNQPSWIGWLMKVRDTIAACFGLKTARHLATLADRIQIFKVYSTNQTEIVLGEDDKHLDFRISILCSGEAEPEGNRQLVFSTVVHCHNRLGRAYLFVIAPFHRLVVKASLRRAARVGWPLAA
- a CDS encoding DUF4410 domain-containing protein, whose product is MNNSKLSIALSCAVALLMLSGCAASVKSGGTETLVIQESAKQNLVVNFQGNSKVQQNEDWPRLKQEWHDALQVEATRAGYSLAEGQASSPGGKEGVGIKINVSNFRYLTPGARYGAGVMVGNAWVNSSADYSDLKSGRLIGTRTYDTSSSAWEGVMSAMTKEQVEAISQKIISDIKGAKAK
- a CDS encoding DJ-1/PfpI family protein → MKKIVLVAFDQFTDIDLFLMWDILGRNTKDWHVRILASSAIVRSAHGLPVSVHGPLSEANSADAVLFVSGKEGIPAALAAPDFLPSFELAPRRQRIGSICAGAFILERLGLLSGRATTHPDARSGLQALGLESVDQPLVCQGNVATAGGCLSALYLVGWLIESWFDVDKRRATLLPVLPAGQQALYDALIGLSIRQAEMGAAQQKKRHGMSSNW